CTTTTGATGTCTTTGGACACTGGGAGCAGATATGCTGGGAGAACCTCATGCATTAGAAAGCTATAAATGCCATGCTCCCATTTCCTCGGTTTTCTGCTCAAAAGTGCAAACTGCCATTGAAGGCAGAATGGTTTTGCAGAACCCAGGGTTGGAGTGACTGCTGGGTCAGCGGTGTCACTAGGGACATTGCTGTGGGCTCTCCCCTGCTTGCACACACATGCAGGACAGTGTGGAGAGTGCTGGGCTACAGACTGGGAAAAGCCACCAAGCATCCAGCTGGAAACCATTTAGGAAAGGCGGGAAAGCAACCTGGGGCTCACAGGCACTACCTCCATCCCTAgttagaaaaattattaaaaaattataacttAGAGGGGGTATCAGAGAAGGTGCCTCCTACACCTTGTTAGTTTGTGGCCTGTCAGGGAAGATGTCCTGCAGACCTCCAGAGCCCTTTGGGAGGGGGGACTGGAGGCaaaagagagcagagctgccttagagagctgcagcaggacctCATCACACCTGAgtcctgcaggctctgcctACATTCAAGGCACTCACATGCTGAAcccttccctggagctgggaccttGGCTGGGCTAAATATTCCTCTTCAAAGGCCAGCCACAGGCTGGGACTGGGGTGGCAAGGCTGTAGGTCAGAGGCACCTGTTCCTGTAATTCCCGGGTGTTTTTCTCTCACTAGGAAAGCAGGTTGAACAAGAATGAGGGAGAcaaaaatcaagaagaaaaaggaaaagaatctcCTTCCAAAGAACTGGCCCAGAAACAAGATGCTAAAGCGGGGAAAGACtctaaaaaggaagaaagtgttGAGAAAACAGACCTGAAAGGTAAAGCTGCGACTGAGACCAAGAGCAAAGAGAGCAATGCTATGAATGATAAAGTAAAGGCCATGGAAAAAAAGCTGATGGGGAAGGacaagaaggaggaagagaagggtTCAGTGTTGAAGAAGGACACAGGGAAGaacaaaaaggaggaagagaagagctCAGAGTTGAAGAAAGATGAAGGGGAggataaaaaggaagaagagaacaGCTCATGTCTTAAAAAGGAGGATGCAGGgaaggataaaaaggaaaaagagaagacctcagcagcaaaggaggagacagagaaggaaaagaagcaagaaGAGAAGGATTCAGCATCAAAGGACACAGGGAAGGACAAAAAGGAGGAGAACAGTTCAGAATcaaagaaacagacaaaaaaagacacaagaggggaagataaaaaagaaaatgacaaaaaagaaaaggaaaaggcttcGGCTGTGAAAAAATCCAAGGCAGATGAGAATGATAAATCCcagacagaagcagaaaaggcagaaaaggtGGAGGAAAAACAGGAGGCCAAGGCAGCAGCCGAGAGCAGCCCTTCCAAGtcttcctccagcagctctgcagatcAAGCCAAGGACGATGAAGCCTCCAGCATCTTTGACGAGCTCATCGAGAAGGTGAAGAACAATGACGCTGAGGTGACCGAGGTCAACGTGAACAACTCCGACTGCATCAACAACGAGACCCTGGTGCGCTTCACTGAGGCCCTGGAGTTCAACACTGTGGTCAAGGTGTTTGCCCTGGCAAACACCCGCGCTGATGACCATGTGGCCTTTGCCATTGCCATAATGCTCAAGTCCAACAAGGTGCTGACAAGCATCAACATGGACTCCAACCATATTACAGGCAAGGGTATCCTGGCCATTTTCCGGGCCCTGTTGCAGAACAAC
This region of Ammospiza nelsoni isolate bAmmNel1 chromosome 23, bAmmNel1.pri, whole genome shotgun sequence genomic DNA includes:
- the LMOD1 gene encoding leiomodin-1 isoform X2, producing the protein MSKVAKYRRQVSEDPDIDNLLSTLSPEEMEELEKELDVVDADGSIPVERSQTNQSENSLPGPQNCDTALNHHDKDTKRLLQREHSIDESRLNKNEGDKNQEEKGKESPSKELAQKQDAKAGKDSKKEESVEKTDLKGKAATETKSKESNAMNDKVKAMEKKLMGKDKKEEEKGSVLKKDTGKNKKEEEKSSELKKDEGEDKKEEENSSCLKKEDAGKDKKEKEKTSAAKEETEKEKKQEEKDSASKDTGKDKKEENSSESKKQTKKDTRGEDKKENDKKEKEKASAVKKSKADENDKSQTEAEKAEKVEEKQEAKAAAESSPSKSSSSSSADQAKDDEASSIFDELIEKVKNNDAEVTEVNVNNSDCINNETLVRFTEALEFNTVVKVFALANTRADDHVAFAIAIMLKSNKVLTSINMDSNHITGKGILAIFRALLQNNTLTELRFHNQRHICGGKTEMEIAKLLKENTTLLKLGYHFELAGPRMTVTNLLSRNMDRQRQKRLQEQKLAQERGEKKDLLEVPKPGAVPKGSPKASPQPSPKASPKSSPKKGGAPTIPPPPPPPLAPPLMINENLKNSLSPATQRKLGDRALPVQEKNSRDQLLAAIRSSNLKQLKKVELPKLLQ
- the LMOD1 gene encoding leiomodin-1 isoform X1 translates to MSKVAKYRRQVSEDPDIDNLLSTLSPEEMEELEKELDVVDADGSIPVERSQTNQSENSLPGPQNCDTALNHHDKDTKRLLQREHSIDESRLNKNEGDKNQEEKGKESPSKELAQKQDAKAGKDSKKEESVEKTDLKGKAATETKSKESNAMNDKVKAMEKKLMGKDKKEEEKGSVLKKDTGKNKKEEEKSSELKKDEGEDKKEEENSSCLKKEDAGKDKKEKEKTSAAKEETEKEKKQEEKDSASKDTGKDKKEENSSESKKQTKKDTRGEDKKENDKKEKEKASAVKKSKADENDKSQTEAEKAEKVEEKQEAKAAAESSPSKSSSSSSADQAKDDEASSIFDELIEKVKNNDAEVTEVNVNNSDCINNETLVRFTEALEFNTVVKVFALANTRADDHVAFAIAIMLKSNKVLTSINMDSNHITGKGILAIFRALLQNNTLTELRFHNQRHICGGKTEMEIAKLLKENTTLLKLGYHFELAGPRMTVTNLLSRNMDRQRQKRLQEQKLAQERGEKKDLLEVPKPGAVPKGSPKASPQPSPKASPKSSPKKGGAPTIPPPPPPPLAPPLMINENLKNSLSPATQRKLGDRALPVQEKNSRDQLLAAIRSSNLKQLKKASAGPGGAHAQGGAGG